A genomic segment from Ochotona princeps isolate mOchPri1 chromosome 11, mOchPri1.hap1, whole genome shotgun sequence encodes:
- the TEX15 gene encoding testis-expressed protein 15 isoform X1 gives MEMNGTAKTKKPWKMNSTGEPLSLNGIEANPLKKFTIPKIRKTTEKVYLSPCCTNTREYSFIHDTLNQCRLDLKCNLQLSWQFGDTKLVHNEDLEKKFTAKRSEMRENGRHGRELEEHFCFLALPHSDVTEIYRNGISTRSSTLKILGNPLLGIYMFRHVDIALNYAHSRNITVENIVMFKVLFGKVKKIQPSVDKSKVSLDPSPNFDCHMSRNAPSLKDTLELQAYSSVVYFYEYNLFSKPVDKPRQCLPYAVVTVKFIGQRVDNGHLMTSLRAFSAGLPKRTERPCSLNNCTVAKRIGKGKDATVIFEHFRKPADPFVQENCSCNPVNSEKNLSNSNITNSYGNTQNGSIPILETNSVQTEHDFAEIRGTTQVNVHDSDPSSMYSDNRENVNGDLLLNLTYLKSILSGISTTLPIHNNTGSSTVITSKLIKDPRLTKREENLGKQKTAAGFSDILPIEKSLGCVNSETSLSTVPTNSTISSEVVSGDHAVATNCLAIPCFRFSFDETQSQIHHMDSENYHCVTPSKATTAESWKDQLLPVSCPIFLSDVVSDMGNQKHSEEKAQSAQQRSSIEFSIEQDNQAYESMNPYAEEPGAQIYEKSQSSDLKTDYQSGHQLPIVFPPQKKASTDEYIQNIGKLRSFTESEDNFNQGEKHSFWKEINCVSNGTKINPIDNYISLNQNCKETDCLNSVGENCGNVIISQELDIPKFLTSTTKDTVKLDHLTLESQSNLTPSVECASQKLPHHSMKYDDGIHTSFPLTQKLMELNLVKTNQNCVSIMSDDLQEVEDIAQDKKELVDGVISTNGIEIVHDYSHCNVNREHMGLHEETENTSVSLENIQKDFELTPRVEDQSQDNTLFGNAQLNIDTYLNINCGEQRDNDKENKNEDKKEDSASFPGNNIENVCVDKKQSFLTNNDWTNIDEKRNNENGNKVEMSSTEGLSSTFNLIWRETYVPTKTTLNDTDIKQKDTENTGRNIEHLGSPALQEITGSSVCVASSATTNVAVTTVPVLDTNHDHQRDQLKKTYSENADGCEFDIDKKLQDSFHHSKNENSILPNFDLENEIELESESGENSKLGSEYDDDTFTFQQDAQSHRNVLYEEFEASYKALKSRIDWEGLLGNSTGEIEAMENSARREKRDQHYCKETNCIHFPSQKHKIEMLNPSFVPDLKVRITNIFKLGLSHTADSFVFEDNFYKSPTNSPKQEINKKGEIPKTEIYSQPSGENSDSPGKDKSGTIRQESGLQNKSEGSLSSDLSADTHVSLISERHNSNSSVIETSDVTVVNYESECSYKKSKTDCNETKNEDMKRRNGKRKQHSSFKDQNVTHKDSRQHEICQKRRRLAGEDSSECFSSLSQGRIKTFSLTEKHIRNVLNILNSEASLCKSKRLSKKLDRAVLHLKKAHRRVHTSLQLITKVGEQTKSPLPKAYAIICNSFWESCDLQGYTPVPERRYGSTKHLLSKRKHKKQEEKKAIEFNINNSVSSVSKHKSYKTNGERVTKYLSRKSMSSVSRSHTTIHVTEFRNQKHRKSKFPLCSAAQSVSQSACINNSVRNPFSSELQPFSEKTTYLFSSDHQDDDLTEQENLIDIKFLSNISEYENVTNHSPPNNDATKEKEKFETNKGINECNSVSLSHMQENNTDKNNGETCVAHTKVEADILISVLKSNVEQVLNDTCKQDNLILSGCETSLKVNFPVEQCPAPFKSSKPTCITDDFLMDPLNLTLIASKNHNIPQLLAITPVIEADEYSKSHATSVTTSHCQQECGGKELVKSGRCSSSECFHTDGNEANVTENSESGLTSATEESKNHRGNIMKKLSSSDSSLLLKDNNEDSLRQCITERDIQDRKTCEVEQAEKAKNSLYKRRMTKRSTVETEYQNQKSNILEESHLNEEITKTDLLSSHSSIQNITVQAVCVNDTVRKQLKRKREEDNEVRSNDHIHSDCISQPGSIDINHMPVSIAHSEASKLVTHQTNLTSCIGGIKKRECSVSYLAPIAELSQILQRADKATSLQVLQEETKVCQNMLPLFVKAFEKKQDCSLEQILISREFLVEQNLWNNCKYKLKPGAVDTLVELQMMMETIQFIENKKRLLEGEVTFRSLLWYDDTLYSELLGKPHGYQQQSSFYPGFQGRLKYNAFCELQSYHNQLVELVADTKRKNNSYYAFLKCKRQISECEAIMKRCSDCFDFFLSVPLTCGVNFGDSLGDLENVRKNTLRLISVYEDSPKVDLYPEKQDHLWIVIEMISSKVNFIKSNEAVSIKISLFGLEHIFFDAAKNLVWKERKQSSSKKFSEINEVNQCAFSKLQKICDTLCEDLSSEQQTSSMQLEEGTVMASRKTDEVIDRATVNIENCRFNNNLLSCLGISCVGEILDQAEFADFSKLQELTLRCTDHLEMLKKYFQMTQQENTDSILVTEENVLDILKSHKQGTVILKSEAIETYIEIVMLSETIHFLKNSVAKKLGKQRFRGMLWFDLSLLPELIHCQENMAAFSFLRGNPADCLWEVLETDISEVKKDLDIIHKYSEAVNCSYAFHLFSRELEELTEIKSLVEKSEYSISTYIDFVPYIASVNYGNSMTELECNYSQFSALLKNVMAAPQKDLGKMAHIMKVMKTIEHLKIICVKNAELTNSFTLCQMLNNRRNIPKLNRNGNTQPVESNIISCTPIKMPSVSECETKNVSNSSKKRCITVESCEDSQEKEKNTAVSSCKKQKVNMKDDAKINREKTTGKHPRIAESHPKSERQTGSSLSDSQRSKHVPPEKVNMQRSPAGSLSPLKNQNENCTATSARGTDLMNTSLDASEHLTEQQGSLNEVKSSTAAKTQSDMKECAAFAICEQKNGDGTSLKDHELPPQKFLKDSPNPAHKSCLSNIKPGTNDSLEPHASVHAKPFVESDIHSNPEVNDSIFESQGIEIINTPIKSSTCTNSSQLACTQDKIPVLQISKRKPAKIKSEGRYLRDTVHARAIPFGASGDVTRDVNKRAECFFSEPQNDENARVPAQHATTDWNELPQSACTPAYNSSEHFGISYPYYAWCVYHYSSSSSTITQTYQGITSYQVQPTPGMFTTVANTVQSTHSQHFSCFAGTQANGLMPVGGYLSQMPISHNFQQPVFSQYASHQPLPQATYLYPPNTHVHPEVPWNFAPWQQEPFHPRH, from the exons GTTTACTTCTATGAATACAATCTTTTTTCAAAGCCAGTAGATAAACCTAGGCAGTGTCTTCCATATGCAGTAGTAACAGTAAAATTTATTGGCCAGAGAGTAGATAATGGACACCTTATGACATCTTTGCGAGCCTTTTCGGCAGGATTGCCTAAGAGGACTG AAAGACCATGTTCTCTGAATAACTGTACGGTGGCCAAAAGAATTGGAAAAGGAAAAGATGCTACTGTCATCTTTGAGCATTTCAGGAAACCTGCAGATCCATTTGTGCAGGAGAACTGTTCATGTAATCCAGTAAattcagagaaaaatctttccaactcAAATATTACTAATTCTTATGGAAATACACAAAATGGAAGCATTCCCATACTTGAAACAAATAGTGTACAGACAGAGCATGATTTCGCAGAAATTAGAGGCACTACTCAAGTAAATGTACATGATTCAGATCCCTCATCTATGTACAGTGATAACAGAGAAAATGTCAATGGTGACCTTTTGTTAAATTTGACGTatcttaaaagtattttaagtGGTATCTCTACCACTCTTCCCATTCATAACAATACTGGCTCCAGCACAGTTATTACTTCAAAACTCATCAAAGATCCAAGATTGACGAAGAGAGAAGAAAAcctaggaaaacagaaaactgcTGCAGGTTTTAGTGACATTTTGCCAATTGAGAAGAGTTTGGGTTGTGTTAATTCAGAAACAAGTCTGTCAACTGTGCCAACAAATTCTACCATCTCATCTGAAGTTGTGTCTGGTGATCATGCTGTTGCTACTAATTGTTTGGCTATCCCATGCTTCAGATTTTCTTTTGATGAAACACAATCTCAGATTCACCACATGGACTCTGAGAACTACCATTGTGTTACTCCCAGTAAAGCTACCACGGCAGAATCATGGAAGGACCAActtcttccagtttcctgcccaaTTTTTCTGTCAGATGTAGTTTCAGACATGGGCAATCAAAAGCACAGTGAGGAAAAAGCCCAGAGTGCCCAACAGAGAAGCAGCATTGAATTTTCAATTGAACAAGACAATCAGGCATATGAGTCAATGAACCCTTATGCAGAAGAACCTGGTGCTCAGATCTATGAAAAATCACAGTCTTCAGATTTGAAAACTGACTACCAGAGTGGTCACCAATTACCTATAGTTTTTCCACCCCAAAAGAAAGCAAGCACAGATGAATACATTCAAAATATTGGAAAGTTGAGAAGCTTCACTGAATCAGAAGACAATTTCAATCAAGGAGAAAAGCATTCTTTCTGGAAAGAAATTAACTGTGTTTCTAATGGAACCAAAATCAATCCCATagataattacatttcattaaacCAAAATTGCAAAGAGACTGACTGTCTTAATTCTGTTGGGGAAAACTGTGGCAATGTGATCATTTCTCAAGAGTTAGACATACCAAAATTTCTCACATCTACTACAAAGGATACAGTTAAACTAGATCATCTGACTTTAGAATCACAAAGTAATCTTACTCCAAGTGTAGAGTGTGCTTCACAGAAACTTCCTCATCACTCTATGAAGTATGATGATGGCATTCACACAAGTTTTCCTCTAACTCAAAAGCTAATGGAATTGAATTtggtaaaaacaaatcaaaattgtGTTAGTATTATGAGTGATGATTTACAGGAAGTAGAAGACATTGCCCAAGACAAAAAAGAACTCGTTGATGGAGTTATTTCAACTAATGGCATTGAAATAGTTCATGATTATTCACATTGCAACGTAAATAGAGAACACATGGGTTTGcatgaagaaactgaaaatacATCGGTGTCATTAGAGAACATTCAGAAAGACTTTGAACTAACTCCTCGTGTTGAAGATCAAAGTCAGGATAACACTCTTTTTGGTAATGCACAGTTGAACATTGATACATACCTGAATATTAACTGTGGAGAACAGAGAGacaatgataaagaaaataaaaatgaggatAAAAAGGAAGATAGTGCATCATTTCCAGGAAACAACATAGAGAATGTATGTGTAGACAAAAAACAGAGTTTTCTTACAAACAATGACTGGACCAATATagatgaaaagagaaacaatGAAAATGGCAACAAAGTAGAAATGTCTAGTACCGAAGGACTTTCTTCTACATTTAACTTGATTTGGAGAGAAACATATGTACCAACAAAAACTACATTAAATGATACCGACATAAAGCAAAAGGATACTGAAAATACTGGAAGAAACATAGAGCATTTGGGTTCTCCAGCACTTCAAGAAATTACAGGTTCTTCAGTGTGTGTGGCCTCCAGTGCCACCACAAATGTAGCTGTTACTACtgtgcctgtgttggacacaaaTCATGACCATCAAAGAGACCAGCTTAAAAAAACATATTCTGAGAACGCAGATGGTTGTGAATTTGACATAGATAAAAAGctacaagattcatttcatcactcaaaaaatgaaaattcaattcTTCCAAATTTCGATTTGGAAAATGAGATTGAGTTAGAATCAGAATCAGGTGAGAATAGTAAACTTGGGTCAGAATATGATGATGATACTTTTACGTTTCAGCAAGATGCACAAAGCCATAGGAATGTGCTTTATGAAGAATTTGAGGCCTCATACAAAGCTCTGAAATCTCGAATTGATTGGGAAGGTTTATTAGGAAATAGTACTGGGGAAATAGAAGCAATGGAAAACAGTGCAAGAAGGGAGAAGCGTGATCAGCATTACTGTAAGGAGACTAATTGTATTCATTTCCCctcacaaaaacacaaaatagagATGCTCAACCCAAGTTTTGTTCCAGATCTAAAAGTTAGAATTACTAACATATTTAAGCTAGGGTTGAGCCACACAGCTGACTCCTTTGTGTTTGAAGATAACTTTTACAAATCTCCAACTAATTCcccaaaacaagaaataaataagaaggGGGAAATTCCAAAAACTGAAATTTATTCCCAGCCTTCTGGTGAAAATTCAGATTCTCCTGGTAAAGATAAATCTGGTACCATAAGGCAAGAATCAGGACTGCAGAATAAATCTGAAGGCTCCCTTTCATCTGATCTGAGTGCTGATACGCATGTGAGTCTCATATCTGAAAGACATAATAGCAACTCTTCAGTTATTGAAACTTCTGATGTCACAGTAGTAAATTATGAAAGTGAATGTTCCTATAAAAAATCAAAAACTGATTGTAATGAGACAAAAAATGAGGACATGAAAAGAAGAAATGGCAAAAGAAAGCAACACTCATCTTTTAAAGATCAGAACGTAACACATAAAGATTCCAGACAGCATGAAATTTGTCAGAAGAGGAGGCGGCTGGCTGGTGAAGATTCATCTGAATGTTTTTCTTCATTATCCCAAGGACGGATTAAAACATTTTCACTGACAGAAAAGCACATTAGGAATGTCCTGAATATTCTAAACAGCGAAGCATCCCTATGCAAAAGCAAACGTCTTTCCAAAAAACTTGATAGAGCTGTTCTTCACTTAAAAAAAGCTCATAGAAGAGTTCACACATCTTTACAGCTGATAACTAAGGTGGGAGAACAAACAAAGAGTCCATTACCTAAAGCATATGCAATAATATGCAATAGTTTCTGGGAAAGTTGTGATCTACAAGGTTATACTCCTGTGCCTGAAAGAAGATATGGTTCAACTAAGCATTTGCtgtcaaaaaggaaacacaaaaaacaggaagagaaaaaagctATAGAATTTAATATTAATAACTCAGTAAGCAGTGTGTCAAAGCATAAGTCTTACAAAACAAATGGAGAAAGAGTCACAAAGTACCTTTCCAGGAAAAGTATGAGCAGTGTCTCCAGAAGCCACACCACTATTCATGTGACAGAGTTTCGTAATCAGAAACATCGCAAGTCGAAGTTCCCTCTATGTTCTGCAGCCCAAAGTGTAAGTCAATCAGCATGTATTAATAACAGTGTGAGAAATCCTTTTTCATCAGAACTTCAGCCCTTTTCTGAAAAAACCACATATTTGTTTTCCTCAGACCATCAGGATGATGATCTAACTGAACAAGAGAATCTTATTGACATAAAATTTTTATCTAATATTAGTGAATATGAAAATGTTACAAACCATTCACCACCTAATAATGATgccacaaaagaaaaagaaaaatttgaaactaACAAAGGAATAAATGAATGTAATTCAGTATCATTAAGTCACATGCAAGAAAACAACACAGACAAAAATAATGGTGAAACTTGTGTAGCTCACACAAAGGTGGAAGCTGACATACTTATTTCAGTCTTAAAATCAAATGTGGAGCAGGTTTTGAATGACACCTGCAAACAAGATAACCTTATTTTATCTGGTTGTGAAACAAGCCTGAAAGTAAATTTTCCTGTAGAACAGTGTCCTGCACCTTTCAAGAGTTCCAAACCAACATGTATCACAGATGATTTCCTTATGGATCCATTAAACTTAACTCTGATAGCAAGCAAAAATCACAATATTCCTCAATTGTTAGCAATTACTCCAGTAATAGAAGCTGATGAATATTCCAAGTCTCATGCAACATCTGTGACTACTTCACACTGTCAGCAGGAATGTGGTGGAAAGGAGCTTGTAAAGTCAGGACGCTGTTCTTCGAGTGAGTGCTTCCATACAGATGGGAATGAAGCGAATGTTACTGAGAATTCTGAGTCGGGCCTAACATCAGCTACTGAAGAAAGTAAAAATCACAGGGGAAATATAATGAAGAAACTATCATCCAGTGATAGTTCTCTGCTCTTAAAAGATAATAACGAAGACTCTTTGAGACAAtgtattacagagagagacattcAGGACAGAAAAACAtgtgaagtggaacaggcagaaaaagcaaaaaattcaCTTTACAAGAGAAGAATGACTAAAAGGTCAACTGTGGAGACTGAGTATCAAAATCAAAAGAGTAATATTTTAGAAGAATCCCACTTAAATGAGGAGATAACTAAAACTGACTTGCTTAGTTCTCATTCAAGCATTCAAAATATTACCGTACAAGCAGTTTGTGTGAATGACACCGTCCGTAAACAACTAAAAcgaaagagagaggaggacaacGAAGTTAGAAGTAATGACCACATTCATTCTGACTGTATTTCCCAACCAGGCAGTATAGACATTAATCATATGCCTGTTTCAATTGCCCACTCTGAAGCCTCTAAACTTGTCACTCATCAGACAAATCTTACGTCATGCATAGGTGgcataaaaaaaagagaatgctcAGTTAGTTATCTGGCTCCAATAGCTGAGCTCTCTCAGATTTTGCAGAGGGCAGATAAAGCAACATCTTTGCAAGTTCTCCAAGAAGAAACTAAGGTTTGTCAAAATATGCTCCCTTTATTTGTCAAGGCTTTTGAAAAAAAGCAAGATTGTTCACTTGAACAAATCCTCATTTCAAGAGAATTCTTAGTGGAACAAAACCTATGGAATAATTGCAAATACAAGTTAAAACCAGGTGCTGTTGACACTTTGGTAGAACTTCAAATGATGATGGAAACTATTCAattcattgaaaacaaaaaaagacttttAGAAGGTGAAGTGACATTCAGAAGCTTACTTTGGTATGATGATACATTATACAGTGAGTTGCTTGGTAAACCACATGGTTATCAACAACAGTCCAGTTTCTATCCTGGTTTCCAAGGAAGATTAAAGTACAATGCTTTCTGTGAGTTGCAGAGTTACCATAATCAATTAGTTGAACTGGTCGCTGATacgaaaaggaaaaataattcatATTATGCATTCTTAAAATGCAAACGACAAATCAGTGAATGTGAAGCCATAATGAAGCGTTGTTCTGATTGTTTTGACTTTTTTCTGTCTGTTCCGTTGACCTGTGGAGTTAATTTTGGTGATAGCTTAGGAGATTTAGAAAATGTAAGAAAGAATACTTTAAGGTTGATCAGTGTGTATGAGGACTCTCCCAAAGTTGATTTGTACCCAGAAAAACAAGACCATTTATGGATTGTCATAGAAATGATCTCCTcaaaagttaattttattaaGAGCAATGAGGCAGTAAGTATTAAAATATCTCTTTTTGGTCTGGAACATATCTTTTTTGATGCTGCAAAGAATCTTGTttggaaagaaaggaaacagtCTTCCAGCAAAAAGTTCTCAGAGATAAATGAAGTGAATCAGTGTGCTTTTTCTAAGCTGCAGAAGATATGTGATACCTTATGTGAAGATTTAAGCAGTGAACAACAAACTTCCAGTATGCAGCTTGAGGAGGGTACTGTGATGGCTTCCAGAAAGACAGATGAGGTAATAGACAGAGCAACAGTTAACATAGAGAACTGTAGGTTTAACAATAATTTGCTGTCATGCCTAGGTATTTCTTGTGTTGGTGAAATATTGGATCAAGCTGAATTTGCAGACTTCAGTAAATTGCAGGAACTCACTCTGAGATGTACAGATCACTTAGAAATGTTAAAAAAGTACTTTCAGATGACTCAACAAGAAAACACAGATAGTATCTTGGTTACAGAAGAAAATGTTCTGGATATACTAAAaagtcacaagcagggcactgtaattttaaaatctgaagcCATTGAAACATATATTGAAATTGTCATGCTCTCAGAGacaattcattttcttaaaaattcagtTGCAAAGAAACTAGGCAAGCAGAGGTTCCGAGGTATGCTTTGGTTTGATTTGTCACTTCTTCCTGAACTGATTCATTGCCAAGAAAACATGGCTGCTTTCTCATTTCTTCGAGGTAACCCAGCAGATTGTCTTTGGGAAGTATTAGAGACTGACATTTCTGAAGTTAAAAAAGATCTGGATATTATCCACAAGTATAGTGAAGCTGTTAATTGCTCTTATGCTTTTCATTTATTCTCAAGAGAACTGGAAGaacttacagaaataaaaagtctTGTGGAGAAGTCTGAATATTCCATTTCCACCTACATAGACTTTGTGCCGTACATAGCATCTGTAAACTATGGAAACAGTATGACAGAATTAGAATGCAACTATAGTCAGTTTTCTGCACTATTGAAAAATGTAATGGCTGCCCCACAGAAAGATTTGGGGAAAATGGCCCATATTATGAAAGTCATGAAAACGATTGAACATTTGAAGATTATTTGTGTTAAAAATGCAGAATTAACCAATTCCTTTACCCTGTGCCAAATGCTAAATAATAGAAGGAATATTCCCAAACTGAATAGAAATGGAAATACACAACCTGTTGAAAGTAACATTATTTCCTGTACTCCAATTAAAATGCCTTCAGTTTCAGAATGCGAAACTAAAAATGTCTCAAATTCCTCCAAAAAGCGATGTATCACTGTAGAAAGTTGTGAAGACTcccaggaaaaagagaaaaacactgcTGTTTCCAGTTGTAAAAAGCAAAAG GTTAACATGAAAGATGATGCaaaaatcaacagagagaagacaaCAGGCAAGCATCCGAG GATTGCAGAATCTCATCCCAAAAGTGAAAGACAAACAGGGTCAAGTTTATCTGACAGCCAGAGAAGCAAACATGTACCTCCAGAAAAGGTCAACATGCAGAGGTCACCAGCTGGCTCACTTTCACCTCTGAAGAACCAAAACGAGAATTGCACAGCAACGTCAGCAAGAGGAACAGATTTAATGAATACATCTTTGGATGCTTCGGAACACTTGACTGAGCAACAGGGAAGCCTAAATGAAGTAAAGAGTTCCACTGCTGCCAAAACACAAAGTGATATGAAGGAATGTGCTGCTTTTGCGATTTGTGAGCAAAAGAATGGAGATGGCACATCTTTGAAAGACCACGAACTACCACCTCAGAAATTCCTAAAAGATTCCCCAAATCCTGCACATAAATCTTGTCTCTCAAACATAAAACCAGGAACGAATGATTCTCTTGAGCCTCATGCATCAGTGCATGCGAAGCCTTTTGTAGAGTCTGATATCCATAGCAATCCAGAAGTGAATGACTCTATCTTTGAATCTCAAGGTATAGAAATAATAAACACACCTATTAAAAGTTCTACATGTACCAACTCTTCGCAACTCGCCTGTACACAGGACAAAATTCCTGTTCtgcaaataagtaaaagaaagcCTGCAAAAATTAAGTCAGAAGGAAGATATCTTAGAGATACAGTGCATGCCAGAGCCATACCTTTTGGAGCATCTGGGGATGTTACACGTGACGTGAATAAAAGAGCAGAGTGCTTTTTTTCTGAGCCGCAGAATGATGAGAATGCCAGAGTCCCAGCTCAGCATGCTACCACAGATTGGAATGAACTTCCGCAGTCAGCATGCACCCCGGCGTATAATTCTTCTGAGCATTTTGGAATTTCATATCCATATTATGCTTGGTGTGTGTATCActatagcagcagtagcagtaccATCACTCAGACATATCAAGGGATAACATCTTACCAAGTACAGCCAACTCCTGGGATGTTCACTACAGTAGCAAATACTGTCCAGAGCACACATTCTCAACATTTTAGTTGTTTTGCTGGGACACAAGCAAATGGTTTAATGCCAGTGGGTGGCTATTTATCTCAAATGCCTATTTCTCATAATTTTCAGCAGCCTGTTTTTTCACAGTATGCTTCTCATCAGCCATTGCCACAAGCTACATACCTGTACCCTCCTAATACACATGTGCATCCAGAAGTTCCTTGGAATTTTG ctccGTGGCAACAAGAACCATTTCATCCAAGACACTAA